The Sorangiineae bacterium MSr11367 genome window below encodes:
- a CDS encoding HAD family hydrolase yields the protein MRALIFDLDGTLVDTVYAHVFAWQQALAEAGMPIDGWRIHRRIGMSGGLFTRALAREIGSNISPEEAKALQDRHGAIFRQLLPERRPLPGAVALLQRLRELGIPHGIATSGRRPEINQSLVALEIPSSTVVIERGDVARAKPEPDLFLACQSRLSVAVEDCYVVGDAVWDLLAARRARMLSVGLLTGGYGEDELSRSGAYRVYRDAADLDASLDELGVLP from the coding sequence ATGCGCGCTCTCATCTTCGATCTCGATGGCACTTTGGTCGACACCGTGTACGCCCACGTATTCGCCTGGCAGCAGGCTCTGGCAGAAGCCGGAATGCCGATCGATGGCTGGCGCATCCACCGCCGCATCGGCATGAGCGGGGGCCTCTTCACGCGCGCACTGGCCCGCGAGATCGGGTCCAACATCTCGCCGGAGGAGGCGAAGGCCCTTCAAGATCGCCATGGGGCCATCTTCCGCCAGCTGCTTCCCGAGAGGCGGCCTCTTCCCGGCGCGGTGGCGCTGTTGCAACGCCTGCGTGAGCTCGGCATTCCCCACGGAATTGCCACCTCGGGCCGGCGTCCTGAAATCAATCAGTCCTTGGTGGCGCTGGAAATCCCGAGCAGCACCGTGGTCATCGAACGCGGCGACGTGGCCCGCGCCAAGCCCGAGCCCGACTTGTTCCTCGCCTGCCAATCGCGTCTGTCCGTCGCCGTCGAGGACTGTTACGTCGTGGGCGACGCCGTGTGGGACCTCCTCGCGGCGCGCCGCGCCCGCATGCTGAGCGTGGGCCTGCTCACCGGCGGCTACGGCGAAGACGAACTATCCCGCTCCGGCGCGTACCGCGTTTACCGCGACGCCGCCGACCTCGACGCCTCCCTGGACGAGCTCGGCGTCTTGCCCTGA
- a CDS encoding DUF2127 domain-containing protein, translating to MTARDRPDALRFIIWYKFVRGGGALVLAAIVLVLAVGHFGTALADAVSGALHHLTHPWAHRAGDALVRGLQGGYLYVAAFALGVDGSFTLLEGAALARGAWWGPWLVVISTSMLLPPEVVALFRHASAVRAVILVLNVTIVAYLVKHARAR from the coding sequence GTGACGGCGCGTGACCGGCCGGACGCACTACGCTTCATCATTTGGTACAAGTTCGTGCGCGGTGGCGGCGCACTCGTGCTCGCTGCGATCGTGCTCGTTCTCGCCGTGGGGCACTTCGGTACGGCCTTGGCCGACGCCGTGTCGGGCGCCCTGCATCATCTGACGCACCCGTGGGCACACCGGGCAGGGGACGCCCTCGTGCGTGGACTGCAGGGCGGGTATCTCTACGTCGCGGCGTTTGCTCTCGGGGTCGATGGCTCGTTCACCTTGCTCGAGGGGGCCGCACTCGCGCGCGGTGCGTGGTGGGGACCGTGGCTGGTGGTGATCTCCACGTCGATGTTGCTCCCGCCGGAGGTCGTCGCGCTGTTTCGTCATGCGAGCGCGGTGCGGGCGGTCATCCTCGTTCTCAACGTGACCATTGTCGCATACCTGGTGAAGCACGCGCGTGCGCGCTAA
- a CDS encoding class I SAM-dependent methyltransferase gives MPTDWNLPDVAQSYEDYEPIRERALAYPLMFEALGLGSPNCRTVLDYGCGTGKVAERIVRAYDGVSVTAADPSAGMLGIARNKRPHPKITYQQIGEDQRLDVASNSVDGALSCFIFVCISEAERIRRIVGEVYRALRPGGTYAMLELDPASIGIPFSIVQMGEKGRTYGAGDPVEVRLAVPGAEPMVVVDYYWPKDVHVGFLEDAGFGAIRAHTPTLPVGYDGPGADRMAVERSHPPYVIYTARK, from the coding sequence ATGCCCACCGATTGGAATTTGCCCGACGTTGCGCAAAGCTACGAAGACTACGAGCCCATTCGCGAGCGGGCGCTGGCCTATCCCTTGATGTTCGAGGCGCTCGGCCTGGGCTCGCCGAATTGCCGCACCGTGCTCGATTACGGCTGTGGCACCGGCAAGGTCGCCGAGCGCATCGTGCGCGCTTACGACGGCGTGTCGGTGACGGCGGCCGATCCATCCGCGGGCATGCTGGGCATCGCGCGCAACAAACGTCCCCATCCGAAGATTACCTACCAGCAGATTGGCGAAGACCAACGGCTCGACGTCGCGTCGAATTCCGTCGACGGCGCGCTGAGCTGTTTCATCTTCGTGTGCATCTCCGAGGCCGAGCGCATTCGCCGCATCGTCGGCGAGGTGTACCGCGCGCTGCGCCCGGGTGGGACGTACGCGATGCTCGAGCTCGATCCGGCGTCCATTGGCATTCCGTTCTCCATCGTGCAAATGGGCGAGAAGGGCCGCACCTACGGCGCGGGCGATCCGGTGGAGGTCCGTCTTGCCGTGCCCGGGGCCGAGCCCATGGTCGTCGTCGATTACTACTGGCCCAAGGACGTGCACGTCGGTTTCCTCGAGGACGCGGGCTTCGGCGCGATCCGTGCGCATACACCGACGTTGCCCGTTGGCTACGACGGACCAGGGGCGGATCGGATGGCGGTCGAGCGCTCGCACCCACCGTACGTGATCTACACGGCTCGGAAGTGA
- a CDS encoding LysR family transcriptional regulator has protein sequence MPSSFDPKAVHLELLRTLLAAATARTFGEAAKQRGISTPAISQQIKSLETQLGVPLFERVGRNARLTASGAELVAVVRHQLALLDDAVAAFVEDGESVRGRVRIGGPGPFSAMWLRPRLVKLLKAHPTLRLDVRYGVPSVLTKQLLAGELDFAIIVQDPTEASFESRVIHVEEFAPVASPAYVRKHGMPESAAEFRQRPMIVFDDDMAMLAPWWRAAFGRREPMPPSVLCSVTSLEDMRQLVLQGLGIAVLPDYFTARDVAAGHLVRVCKHVQPGRRKREAHNPVYLCWRKGVVMTARLRAVHAELTA, from the coding sequence ATGCCGTCTTCCTTCGATCCCAAAGCCGTTCATCTCGAACTGTTGCGCACGTTGCTCGCGGCGGCCACGGCACGCACCTTCGGAGAGGCGGCGAAGCAGCGAGGGATCAGCACTCCGGCCATCAGCCAACAGATCAAATCCCTGGAGACGCAGCTCGGCGTGCCCTTGTTCGAGCGGGTCGGACGCAATGCGCGGCTCACCGCCAGCGGCGCGGAGCTGGTGGCCGTCGTGCGGCATCAGCTCGCGCTTCTCGACGACGCCGTCGCCGCGTTCGTCGAGGACGGCGAGTCCGTGCGCGGGCGCGTTCGCATCGGCGGGCCGGGGCCGTTCAGCGCCATGTGGCTGCGTCCCCGGCTGGTGAAGCTCTTGAAGGCGCACCCCACCTTGCGCCTCGACGTGCGGTATGGCGTTCCCTCGGTGCTCACCAAGCAACTGCTCGCCGGGGAGCTCGATTTTGCCATCATCGTGCAGGATCCGACGGAGGCCTCGTTCGAGTCGCGGGTCATCCACGTGGAAGAGTTCGCGCCCGTGGCATCGCCGGCGTACGTGCGCAAACACGGCATGCCGGAGAGTGCGGCGGAGTTTCGGCAGCGGCCCATGATCGTGTTCGACGACGACATGGCCATGCTCGCGCCCTGGTGGCGTGCTGCGTTTGGCCGGCGAGAGCCCATGCCGCCCAGTGTCCTTTGCAGCGTGACCAGCCTGGAGGATATGCGGCAGCTCGTGCTCCAGGGGTTGGGCATCGCCGTGCTGCCCGACTATTTCACCGCGCGCGACGTCGCGGCGGGCCACTTGGTACGCGTTTGCAAACACGTGCAACCGGGGCGCCGCAAGCGCGAGGCGCACAATCCCGTGTATCTCTGCTGGCGAAAAGGCGTGGTCATGACCGCGCGCCTGCGCGCCGTGCACGCGGAGCTAACGGCGTGA
- a CDS encoding SDR family oxidoreductase, producing the protein MDLHIEGKTALITGSTLGIGKALAARLFREGAKVVVTGRSQASVERTVAELRAIDPKREAHDVRGIAADLGSAEGAQAALRILEDGPKIDILVNNVGYFEFKPFPEVTDADWISMWELNVMSGIRLARAILPGMLERNSGRVIFVSSEVALKPYPEMIHYSVTKTAQVSLARGLAELTKGTQVTVNSVIVGPTQTEGVDAFLEKIGAGVGKSLEEVKNTFFGAEMNGASLLQRFATAEEIADVIAFLASPLSAAINGAAQRADGGLVRTI; encoded by the coding sequence ATGGACTTGCACATCGAAGGAAAAACGGCACTCATCACGGGATCGACGCTGGGCATCGGCAAGGCGCTGGCGGCGCGTCTGTTTCGAGAGGGCGCCAAGGTCGTCGTGACGGGCCGCTCGCAGGCGAGCGTAGAGCGCACGGTGGCCGAGCTTCGCGCGATCGATCCGAAACGGGAGGCGCATGACGTGCGCGGGATCGCCGCCGACTTGGGCTCGGCGGAGGGCGCCCAAGCTGCACTTCGCATCCTGGAAGACGGGCCGAAGATCGATATCCTGGTAAACAACGTTGGCTATTTCGAATTCAAACCTTTTCCCGAAGTGACCGATGCCGATTGGATCTCCATGTGGGAGCTCAATGTCATGAGCGGTATTCGGCTGGCACGGGCCATTCTCCCGGGCATGCTCGAGCGCAATTCGGGACGGGTCATTTTCGTCTCCAGCGAAGTGGCGCTCAAGCCATATCCGGAGATGATTCACTATTCGGTGACCAAGACGGCGCAAGTGTCGCTCGCCCGCGGCCTGGCCGAGCTGACCAAGGGCACGCAGGTCACCGTGAACAGCGTCATCGTGGGACCGACGCAAACCGAAGGTGTGGATGCCTTCCTCGAGAAGATCGGTGCCGGCGTAGGCAAGAGCCTCGAGGAGGTGAAAAACACGTTCTTCGGCGCCGAGATGAACGGCGCATCGTTGCTGCAACGCTTCGCCACCGCCGAGGAAATTGCGGATGTCATCGCGTTCCTCGCGTCACCGCTTTCGGCGGCCATCAACGGCGCGGCTCAGCGCGCCGATGGCGGGTTGGTTCGCACCATCTAG
- a CDS encoding zinc-ribbon domain-containing protein: protein MSTRVVADFPRLVAEWHKTRNHHLTPAQVGAGSDKYIWWRCPNGRDHVWQATPWKRAYGEQGCPYCAGKKVSATNSLAKQFPKVAKQWHPTKNLPLTPNEVVGTSCRRVWWKCPNGPDHEWQTKVEDRTRRENGCPYCRGRRVSVTNCFAIVAPKIAREWHPTKNGKITPDRVSAQSWSKRWWKCPKGRDHVWQAPIGHRVSHQTGCPMCSRRFLSESTTLKADAPQFARYWHPTKNGKLRPSDVSSVSRHKVWWKCPKGPDHEWLCAVASRVRAKNGCPFCGGRKLSVTNSLHAKYPRVASEWHPTKNRPVTPKDILPGTGRRFWWRCVLGHEWRAFVTNRTTHGSGCPTCAPRGRRPALTAIRREVVRFPSDY, encoded by the coding sequence GTGAGTACGAGGGTCGTCGCGGACTTTCCACGGCTCGTCGCCGAGTGGCACAAAACGCGGAACCACCACTTGACCCCGGCGCAGGTCGGCGCCGGGTCGGACAAGTACATCTGGTGGAGGTGCCCGAACGGGCGCGATCACGTTTGGCAGGCCACGCCATGGAAGCGCGCGTATGGCGAACAGGGTTGCCCATACTGCGCGGGCAAGAAGGTGTCGGCCACCAACTCGCTGGCGAAGCAGTTTCCCAAAGTGGCCAAGCAGTGGCACCCCACGAAGAACTTGCCGCTGACGCCGAACGAGGTGGTGGGTACGTCCTGCCGGCGCGTGTGGTGGAAGTGCCCGAACGGGCCGGATCACGAATGGCAAACCAAGGTGGAAGATCGCACGCGCCGTGAGAATGGCTGCCCCTATTGCCGCGGCCGGCGGGTGTCGGTGACCAATTGCTTCGCCATCGTGGCCCCGAAGATTGCGCGCGAGTGGCACCCCACGAAAAACGGGAAGATCACCCCCGACCGCGTGTCCGCGCAATCGTGGTCCAAGCGCTGGTGGAAATGCCCCAAGGGCCGCGACCACGTGTGGCAAGCGCCCATCGGGCACCGGGTGAGCCACCAAACGGGCTGCCCGATGTGCTCGCGGAGGTTTCTCTCGGAGAGCACCACGTTGAAGGCCGACGCGCCGCAATTTGCGCGCTATTGGCACCCCACGAAAAACGGGAAACTCCGGCCGAGCGACGTCTCGTCGGTGAGCCGCCACAAGGTGTGGTGGAAGTGCCCCAAAGGGCCCGACCACGAGTGGCTCTGCGCCGTCGCCAGCCGCGTGCGCGCCAAGAACGGGTGCCCCTTCTGCGGCGGGCGCAAGCTATCGGTGACCAATTCGCTTCACGCGAAGTATCCCCGCGTCGCCTCCGAATGGCACCCCACGAAGAATCGCCCCGTGACGCCGAAGGATATACTTCCTGGCACAGGGCGCCGCTTCTGGTGGCGCTGCGTCCTCGGCCACGAGTGGCGCGCCTTCGTGACGAACCGGACGACGCATGGATCGGGATGCCCGACATGTGCCCCACGGGGACGGCGACCTGCGCTGACGGCGATTCGGCGCGAGGTGGTGCGGTTTCCTTCGGATTATTGA
- the msrA gene encoding peptide-methionine (S)-S-oxide reductase MsrA — protein MIKTIKGILGVMTVVACGCHGTSNEAAAAETSSAQTARGTVVKTSVGTKPGQAGQGTPLVVENGHALAAFAEGCFWGSENTFRHVPGVVATAVGYTGGKTTSPTYEDVSSHTSGHAETVLVEFDPAKVTYAQLLGVFFRSHDPTTKNRQGPDIGDQYRSAIFTFSAEQESAARAAAAEAQTKVKKPIVTQISPIGRFWIAENYHQQYDEKTGRESCPLPSVLGNTQ, from the coding sequence ATGATCAAGACGATTAAGGGCATCCTCGGTGTCATGACGGTGGTGGCGTGCGGTTGCCACGGAACTTCCAACGAGGCCGCGGCGGCGGAGACCAGCTCGGCGCAGACGGCGCGCGGTACCGTCGTGAAGACGTCGGTGGGTACCAAGCCTGGGCAGGCCGGGCAGGGGACGCCTCTTGTGGTCGAAAATGGCCACGCCCTCGCGGCCTTCGCCGAAGGTTGCTTCTGGGGTTCGGAGAATACGTTCCGCCACGTTCCCGGTGTCGTGGCCACCGCCGTCGGCTACACCGGCGGCAAGACGACGTCGCCGACGTACGAAGACGTGAGCTCTCACACCTCGGGTCACGCCGAAACGGTTCTCGTGGAGTTCGATCCTGCCAAGGTGACGTACGCGCAGTTGCTCGGCGTGTTCTTCCGCTCGCACGATCCCACGACGAAAAATCGCCAGGGCCCGGACATCGGCGACCAGTACCGCAGCGCGATCTTCACGTTCTCGGCGGAGCAAGAATCCGCCGCGCGGGCCGCGGCCGCCGAGGCCCAGACCAAGGTGAAGAAGCCCATCGTGACGCAGATTTCGCCGATTGGGCGCTTCTGGATCGCGGAGAACTACCACCAGCAATACGACGAGAAAACCGGCCGCGAATCGTGCCCGCTGCCGAGTGTGCTCGGCAATACTCAATAA
- a CDS encoding SDR family oxidoreductase gives MKNVLLAGAHGVLGRAVAEHFASLPGWALTTVARRGALTGLVGLDGHAPPRHLSVDLLDARASQERLAEARTTTHLVFTAYLERPTMTESVAPNVAMLANTLDALAAAKAPLEHVILAGGGKSYGEHLGPYKTPAKESDPRFLGPIFYNDQEDLLAERAKKYGFTWTVLRPDAVIGLSLQSPMNLLMGLAVYASLCKDAGVPLRFPGKPGAWTALHQVTAADLFAQAAEWATTTKAAAGQIFNVTNGDSFRWQHLWPDIAAFFDMPHAAPQPMNLVEQMRDKEPQWNRLVERHGLRPTPWSEVVSWGFTDAVLGTDYDMVQSTIKIRQAGFNGCEDSHASFLRHLGRLRREKYIP, from the coding sequence ATGAAGAATGTCTTGCTGGCCGGGGCGCACGGAGTCCTCGGACGCGCCGTCGCCGAGCATTTTGCCTCGCTTCCCGGGTGGGCACTCACCACCGTCGCGCGTCGTGGTGCGCTGACGGGACTTGTAGGGCTCGATGGCCATGCACCGCCGCGGCACCTCTCGGTGGACTTGCTCGATGCGCGCGCATCGCAGGAGCGCCTCGCCGAGGCCCGCACGACCACGCATCTGGTGTTCACCGCGTACCTCGAGCGGCCGACCATGACCGAGAGCGTCGCCCCCAACGTGGCCATGCTGGCGAACACGCTCGATGCGCTCGCCGCGGCGAAGGCGCCGCTCGAGCATGTGATCTTGGCGGGCGGCGGCAAGTCGTACGGCGAGCACCTCGGGCCGTACAAGACGCCGGCCAAGGAGAGCGATCCGCGCTTCTTGGGCCCGATTTTTTACAATGACCAAGAGGATCTCTTGGCCGAGCGCGCGAAGAAGTACGGCTTTACCTGGACCGTGCTCCGCCCCGATGCGGTGATCGGGTTGAGCCTGCAATCGCCGATGAACCTGCTGATGGGGCTCGCCGTGTATGCCTCACTCTGCAAAGACGCGGGCGTGCCTCTGCGGTTCCCCGGCAAGCCGGGCGCGTGGACCGCACTGCATCAGGTCACCGCGGCGGATTTGTTCGCGCAGGCGGCGGAGTGGGCCACGACGACGAAGGCGGCGGCGGGGCAGATTTTCAATGTGACCAACGGTGACTCTTTCCGATGGCAGCATCTTTGGCCGGACATCGCGGCCTTCTTCGACATGCCGCACGCGGCGCCGCAGCCGATGAACCTCGTCGAACAGATGCGCGACAAGGAGCCGCAGTGGAACCGTCTCGTGGAGCGGCACGGGCTGCGCCCCACGCCATGGTCAGAGGTGGTCTCCTGGGGCTTCACCGATGCCGTGCTCGGCACGGATTACGACATGGTGCAGAGCACCATCAAGATTCGCCAAGCCGGCTTCAACGGCTGCGAAGACTCGCACGCGAGCTTTTTGCGCCACCTCGGCCGGCTTCGACGCGAGAAGTACATTCCCTGA
- a CDS encoding NAD(P)H-dependent oxidoreductase — protein MNDSTLSIGVILGSVREGRKGEPIARWVMDLLGTRSDVAPELLDLRDFDPSFGQRWPERITAHDAFVIVTPEYNHGYPGTLKNALDALYGPWNDKPVAFVSYGFSASGARAIEQLRQVTSELRMMPIRDEVNLRLGAFRTDHRGFPDDERARERAGDVMTELLFWGHLLKEGRSRRPARS, from the coding sequence ATGAACGACTCGACCCTTTCGATCGGCGTCATCCTCGGCAGCGTGCGCGAGGGGCGCAAAGGCGAACCCATCGCGCGGTGGGTGATGGATCTGCTCGGGACGCGCAGCGATGTGGCGCCGGAGCTGCTCGATCTTCGCGACTTCGACCCTTCCTTCGGGCAGCGCTGGCCCGAGCGCATCACGGCGCACGACGCTTTCGTCATCGTCACGCCCGAGTACAACCATGGCTACCCGGGAACGCTGAAGAACGCGCTCGATGCGCTGTACGGGCCCTGGAACGACAAGCCCGTGGCCTTCGTGAGCTACGGCTTCTCCGCCTCGGGAGCACGCGCCATCGAGCAACTCCGCCAAGTCACCAGCGAGCTTCGCATGATGCCCATTCGCGACGAAGTCAACCTGCGCCTCGGCGCCTTCCGCACCGACCACCGCGGCTTCCCCGATGACGAGCGCGCGCGCGAACGCGCCGGCGACGTGATGACCGAGCTGCTCTTCTGGGGCCACCTTCTGAAAGAAGGACGCAGCCGCCGCCCCGCGCGAAGCTAA
- the gstA gene encoding glutathione transferase GstA: protein MKLHYAAGTCSLSPHIVASEAGIPLELQRVQLGNDPEYVALNPKGYVPALGLDDGSLLTEGVAIVQYLADRAPESGLAPPAGTAARYELQSWLTFISSELHKMYSPWLFHPEYGEVAQQVAREKIATRLALVERHLAKGAPFLLGTTFTVADAYLFTIVGWSPFAKIDLAPYPHLRNYMNRVSERPKVREAIFAHGMKIASY, encoded by the coding sequence ATGAAACTCCACTACGCCGCCGGCACCTGCTCGCTTTCGCCCCACATCGTCGCCTCCGAGGCTGGGATCCCGCTGGAACTCCAGCGCGTCCAACTCGGCAACGATCCCGAGTACGTCGCCCTCAATCCCAAGGGCTACGTCCCCGCCCTGGGCCTCGACGATGGTTCGCTTCTCACCGAGGGTGTGGCCATCGTGCAATACCTTGCCGATCGCGCACCCGAATCGGGCCTCGCCCCGCCCGCCGGCACGGCGGCGCGTTACGAGTTGCAGTCGTGGCTCACCTTCATCTCGTCGGAGCTGCACAAGATGTACAGCCCCTGGCTCTTTCACCCCGAGTACGGCGAAGTGGCGCAGCAGGTCGCGCGAGAAAAGATCGCCACGCGCCTCGCCCTCGTCGAGCGTCACCTCGCCAAGGGTGCTCCCTTCCTTCTGGGCACGACCTTCACCGTCGCCGACGCCTACCTCTTCACCATCGTCGGGTGGTCACCCTTCGCGAAGATCGATCTCGCACCGTACCCGCACCTGCGCAACTACATGAACCGCGTTTCCGAACGCCCCAAGGTCCGCGAGGCCATTTTCGCGCACGGGATGAAGATCGCTTCGTATTAG
- a CDS encoding LysR family transcriptional regulator — MDDLRLLTVLAETGSLAEAARRLDVHHASAWRRLGALEGRLGVRLFDRGRHAYVPTPAGEEAVASARRAIGELDELERRLMGRDVRPTGIVRLTTTETLLRLLAPAIVKLRAKHPGIVLEVVTADAFFTLSRDADIALRPAVNAPEHLAARKLATIATAVYASHKYLERRARPMDEHDWLAPDDHLAHLGSARWIDAHVAPDRIVFRASSLPALHAAARAGVGVAALPCYMGDTDPRLARVLPPIEEMASTLWLLTHPDLRRTARVRAVLDLLAARLMRPGRHRELLAGDGVPITARPSR; from the coding sequence ATGGACGATCTGCGTCTGCTCACCGTGCTCGCCGAGACGGGATCGCTGGCCGAGGCCGCGCGGCGGCTCGACGTGCACCACGCGAGCGCGTGGCGCAGGCTGGGAGCCCTCGAAGGGCGTCTGGGCGTGCGCCTCTTCGATCGCGGGCGGCATGCCTACGTGCCCACCCCGGCGGGCGAGGAGGCGGTGGCGTCGGCACGGCGCGCCATCGGGGAGCTCGACGAGCTCGAGCGCCGGCTCATGGGGCGGGACGTGCGTCCCACCGGCATCGTGCGGCTCACCACGACGGAGACGTTGCTCCGCCTTCTCGCGCCGGCCATCGTGAAGCTTCGGGCGAAGCACCCGGGCATCGTGCTCGAGGTGGTGACCGCCGACGCCTTCTTCACCTTGAGCCGCGATGCCGACATCGCGCTGCGCCCTGCGGTGAACGCGCCCGAGCATCTCGCCGCGCGCAAGCTCGCCACCATCGCCACGGCGGTGTACGCCTCGCACAAGTACCTCGAGCGGCGCGCGCGCCCGATGGACGAGCACGATTGGCTCGCGCCGGACGACCACCTCGCGCACCTCGGCTCGGCGCGATGGATCGACGCGCATGTGGCGCCCGATCGCATCGTCTTCCGCGCAAGCTCACTTCCTGCGTTGCATGCGGCCGCGCGCGCAGGGGTCGGCGTCGCGGCACTCCCTTGTTACATGGGCGATACCGATCCGCGCCTCGCGCGCGTCCTGCCGCCCATCGAGGAGATGGCCTCGACCCTCTGGCTCCTCACCCACCCGGATCTGCGCCGCACGGCACGCGTTCGTGCCGTGCTCGATCTGCTCGCGGCGCGCCTCATGCGGCCGGGGCGCCACCGCGAGCTGCTGGCCGGCGACGGCGTCCCTATTACGGCTCGACCTTCGCGTTGA
- a CDS encoding ABC transporter substrate-binding protein gives MRYSHALVVAVWASASMFMGGCREKKTEDAKSSTSTETTATTPSRDTILLGHVGATSGGEATYGLSSDNAFKLAVEEQNKKNGIKGKKIELKTLDDQGKPEEAAITATRLITQDKVTLILGPETSGRSLAVAPIVDQNHIPMITQSATSAKVTQDGDKTRPYVFRTCFIDPFQGTVMAKFARENLKVNKVAILRDVGSDYSVGLANSFTAKFTAMGGQIVGDVSFKSGEPDFKAQLTAVRGKAPDAIYVPAYYTEVALIGRQARELGMKQPLMGGDGWDSPKLFEVAKGALDGSYYSNHYSPDDPSPVVQEFIGKYKKAYNATPDAFAVLAYDAVNLGFAAMERAKDLSGPSIREELENTKSFKGVSGTVNIDEKHNAIKSAVVISIEKNAPKFNAKVEP, from the coding sequence ATGCGCTATTCGCACGCATTGGTCGTGGCGGTGTGGGCTTCGGCTTCCATGTTCATGGGGGGCTGTCGCGAGAAGAAGACGGAAGATGCCAAGTCGAGCACCAGTACCGAGACGACGGCCACCACGCCGTCTCGCGATACGATTTTGCTCGGCCACGTCGGGGCTACTTCCGGGGGCGAGGCAACGTACGGCTTGTCGTCGGACAATGCGTTCAAGCTTGCCGTCGAAGAGCAAAACAAGAAGAACGGCATCAAGGGCAAGAAGATCGAGCTGAAGACGCTCGACGATCAGGGCAAGCCGGAAGAGGCGGCGATCACCGCGACGCGCCTCATTACGCAGGACAAGGTCACGCTGATTCTGGGACCGGAGACGTCGGGCCGCTCGCTCGCCGTCGCGCCGATTGTCGACCAGAATCACATTCCGATGATCACGCAGTCGGCGACCAGCGCCAAGGTCACGCAAGACGGCGACAAGACGCGCCCTTACGTCTTTCGCACCTGTTTCATCGATCCGTTCCAGGGAACGGTGATGGCGAAGTTCGCGCGGGAAAACCTGAAGGTCAACAAGGTGGCCATCCTGCGTGACGTGGGGAGCGATTACTCCGTGGGGCTGGCCAACTCGTTCACGGCGAAATTCACCGCCATGGGCGGGCAGATCGTCGGGGACGTGAGCTTCAAGTCGGGCGAGCCGGATTTCAAGGCGCAGCTCACCGCCGTGCGCGGCAAGGCGCCGGACGCGATCTACGTGCCGGCGTACTACACCGAGGTGGCGCTCATTGGCCGCCAAGCCCGCGAGTTGGGAATGAAGCAGCCGCTCATGGGTGGCGACGGCTGGGACTCGCCGAAGCTGTTCGAGGTTGCCAAGGGCGCGTTGGATGGTTCGTACTACTCGAACCACTACAGCCCGGACGACCCTTCGCCGGTGGTGCAGGAGTTCATCGGCAAGTACAAAAAAGCCTACAACGCGACCCCCGATGCCTTCGCGGTTCTCGCCTACGACGCCGTCAATTTGGGCTTCGCCGCCATGGAGCGCGCGAAAGATCTCAGCGGTCCTTCGATCCGCGAGGAGCTGGAGAACACGAAGAGCTTCAAAGGCGTCAGCGGCACGGTGAACATCGACGAGAAGCACAACGCCATCAAATCGGCCGTCGTCATCAGCATCGAGAAGAACGCGCCGAAGTTCAACGCGAAGGTCGAGCCGTAA
- a CDS encoding glutathione S-transferase family protein: protein MTANDTSGLTLYELAGADPELRFSPYCWRVRMALAHKGVEVEHVPVRFTEKEKIAFSGQRLVPVLRDGDRIVTDSWRIALHLEERFPEPSLFGDPATIPLTQFVSAWADTTAMYLLKVILLDIYNALDESDREYFRSSREKRFGVRLEAFVADKEMHLAGFQKALQPLRAILTDRDFVAGDTPTYADYCAFGMFMWARGVSNTLLIPPDDPLFAWHEHLLDAFDGLARKAPRHR from the coding sequence ATGACCGCGAACGACACGTCAGGATTGACCCTTTATGAGTTGGCCGGAGCCGATCCCGAGCTGAGGTTCAGTCCGTACTGCTGGCGGGTGCGCATGGCGCTGGCCCACAAGGGCGTAGAGGTCGAGCACGTCCCCGTCCGCTTCACCGAGAAGGAGAAGATCGCCTTCTCGGGCCAGCGGCTGGTCCCCGTTCTTCGTGACGGCGATCGGATCGTGACGGACTCCTGGCGCATCGCGCTCCATCTCGAGGAGCGCTTTCCGGAGCCCTCGTTGTTCGGCGACCCCGCGACGATCCCGCTCACGCAATTCGTGAGCGCGTGGGCCGACACCACCGCGATGTACCTTTTGAAGGTCATCTTGCTCGACATCTACAACGCCCTCGACGAGTCCGATCGCGAGTACTTTCGCTCGTCGCGCGAGAAGCGCTTTGGTGTGCGTCTGGAGGCCTTCGTGGCCGACAAAGAGATGCACCTCGCGGGGTTCCAAAAGGCGCTTCAACCCCTGCGGGCGATCCTCACGGACCGCGACTTCGTGGCCGGCGACACCCCCACCTACGCCGATTACTGCGCCTTCGGCATGTTCATGTGGGCGCGCGGCGTCAGCAACACGTTGCTGATCCCGCCCGACGATCCGCTCTTCGCCTGGCACGAGCACCTCCTCGATGCCTTCGACGGCCTCGCCCGCAAGGCCCCGCGCCATCGCTAG